From one Lotus japonicus ecotype B-129 chromosome 3, LjGifu_v1.2 genomic stretch:
- the LOC130746973 gene encoding transcription factor MYB13-like, producing MARTPSCDKSGLRKGTWTAEEDRKLIAYVTRYGCWNWRQLPKFAGLARCGKSCRLRWLNYLRPDIKRGHFTQEEEEIIIRMHKNLGNRWSIIAAELPGRTDNEVKNHWHTSLKRRVQQNEEAKVSNSKNEGPTSGNGIGSLQVTPPATSQISDSTGALSPFSSSSEFSCISSDLNTTSSSNEKLVFEDDFDFLDAFAEHVNEKFWSELQIDANGALQNQDTTQILDACALSPNQSSSQSLALDNALGNFLDANTDPTIDNFWGQPYVTDTSFAAESEYFSIGYDADLWSQSDLYDEPFCLF from the exons ATGGCTAGAACACCATCCTGTGACAAAAGTGGACTGAGGAAGGGAACATGGACTGCAGAAGAAGATAGGAAGTTAATTGCTTATGTCACTAGATATGGCTGCTGGAACTGGCGCCAACTCCCCAAATTTGCAG GTCTTGCAAGGTGTGGGAAGAGTTGTAGATTGAGGTGGCTAAATTATCTAAGGCCAGACATCAAAAGAGGGCATTTcactcaagaagaagaagagatcatCATCAGAATGCACAAAAATCTAGGCAATAG ATGGTCTATCATTGCGGCTGAGTTACCAGGAAGAACAGATAATGAAGTGAAGAACCATTGGCACACCTCCCTCAAGAGGAGAGTTCAACAGAATGAAGAAGCCAAAGTCTCAAACTCAAAAAATGAAGGACCCACTTCAGGGAATGGAATTGGCTCCCTTCAAGTTACTCCTCCAGCAACTTCTCAAATCTCAGACAGCACTGGTGCACTATCTCCATTCTCATCCTCTAGCGAGTTCTCTTGCATAAGTTCAGATCTGAATACTACTTCTTCCAGCAATGAAAAGTTGGTATTTGAAGATGATTTTGATTTTCTGGATGCATTTGCAGAGCATGTCAATGAAAAGTTCTGGTCAGAGCTTCAAATTGATGCTAATGGTGCTCTTCAAAATCAAGACACTACCCAGATTCTTGATGCTTGTGCATTATCTCCGAATCAATCGTCCAGCCAAAGTTTGGCTCTTGATAATGCCTTGGGCAACTTTCTGGATGCAAACACAGATCCAACAATTGATAATTTTTGGGGACAGCCATATGTTACTGACACGTCCTTTGCGGCTGAATCTGAATATTTTTCTATAGGATACGATGCAGATCTTTGGAGTCAAAGTGATTTGTACGACGAACCTTTTTGCTTATTCtag
- the LOC130746972 gene encoding transcription factor MYB30-like, which yields MARTPSCDKSGMRKGTWTAEEDRKLIAYVTRYGCWNWRQLPKFAGLARCGKSCRLRWLNYLRPNIKRGNFTQEEEDCIIRMLKKLGTRWSVIAAELPGRTDNEVKNHWHTTLKRRVEKQTSNTNEEAKIISNSKNAEPTTGRDLVTKNGIGSLQVTPPPATSISDSIGALSPFSSSSEFSCTTSDQKLVFEDDDFDFLDAFTEHVNENFWSELQIDTNYAPQNQDTTEILDACALSPNQSLVLENEFGSLLDALTEPAIDNFWGQPYVTDTCYVPESEYYSTIYDADLWSQSTLYDEHYSLL from the exons ATGGCAAGAACACCTTCGTGTGACAAAAGTGGAATGAGGAAAGGAACTTGGACTGCAGAAGAAGATAGAAAATTAATTGCTTATGTTACTAGGTATGGTTGCTGGAATTGGCGCCAACTCCCCAAGTTTGCAG GTCTTGCAAGGTGTGGGAAGAGTTGCAGGTTGAGGTGGTTGAATTATCTAAGGCCTAATATTAAAAGAGGGAACTTcactcaagaagaagaagattgcatCATCAGAATGCTCAAAAAGCTAGGCACTAG GTGGTCTGTCATTGCGGCTGAGTTGCCAGGAAGAACAGATAACGAAGTGAAGAACCATTGGCACACCACCCTCAAGAGAAGAGTTGAAAAACAAACCTCTAATACTAATGAAGAAGCCAAAATAATCTCCAACTCAAAAAATGCAGAACCAACAACAGGAAGGGACTTGGTGACCAAAAATGGAATTGGTTCCCTTCAAGTTACTCCTCCACCAGCAACTTCAATCTCAGACAGCATTGGTGCACTGTCCCCGTTCTCATCCTCCAGTGAGTTCTCTTGCACAACTTCAGATCAGAAGTTGGTGTTTGAAGATGATGACTTTGATTTTCTGGATGCATTTACAGAGCATGTCAATGAAAATTTCTGGTCAGAGCTGCAAATTGATACTAATTATGCTCCTCAAAATCAAGACACTACCGAGATCCTTGATGCTTGTGCATTGTCTCCCAATCAATCTTTGGTCCTTGAGAATGAATTTGGCAGCCTTCTGGATGCACTTACAGAGCCAGCAATTGATAACTTTTGGGGACAGCCATATGTGACTGACACGTGCTATGTGCCTGAATCTGAATATTACTCTACAATATATGATGCAGATCTTTGGAGTCAAAGTACTTTGTATGATGAGCATTATAGCTTGTTATAA
- the LOC130746971 gene encoding uncharacterized protein LOC130746971 gives MPSNPSSLTFAALSSSLSLKCTEAVESSVSLDGLKESSSSYTSSNVGCFPFFFPVTTTCTLPTVGSLAATPSAMGSLAATSFTSPFAMASLSPLASTFAAASTLPLSTTVSLSSSLSRSNNTGLFVGENFSTQKLSRPGNFSGASTCFLDGGLNGWFFFFGGSTATCFPLFFGSFASPFFFVASTATCFPLFFEPSNCLSLFFGSPD, from the exons ATGCCTTCAAATCCGTCATCATTAACCTTTGCAGCTCTTTCCTCTTCACTATCACTGAAATGTACAGAAGCTGTGGAATCCTCAGTGTCACTTGATGGATTGAAagaatcatcatcttcatatacATCATCAAATGTAGGATGTTTTCCATTCTTCTTTCCAGTAACAACCACATGCACATTGCCAACAGTTGGATCATTGGCAGCAACTCCATCAGCAATGGGATCATTGGCAGCAACTTCATTTACATCTCCATTTGCAATGGCATCATTGTCACCACTAGCATCTACATTTGCAGCAGCATCTACATTACCATTATCAACAACGGTCTCCCTTTCATCATCACTATCTAGAAGCAACAATACAG GCCTCTTTGTTGGAGAAAATTTTTCAACACAAAAATTATCAAGACCAGGTAACTTCAGTGGTGCATCCACTTGCTTCTTGGATGGAGGTTTAAATGGCtggtttttcttctttggaggctCCACAGCCACTTGCTTCCCCTTGTTCTTTGGTTCTTTTGCTTCTCCTTTCTTCTTTGTAGCCTCCACAGCCACTTGCTTCCCTCTCTTCTTTGAACCATCCAACTGCTTGTCCTTATTCTTTGGATCACCTGATTGA
- the LOC130744943 gene encoding uncharacterized protein LOC130744943 encodes MEEGTYEVHGGGAENVLPQYDDAFDGDHEMEATWEDEELHSMSEGDDDDVIVRNRSMRFHDEDMRAEFNFRVGMEFISLEEFKVAAKDHAVLTGREIYFPKNDTTRVRAACKKDCKWVMLCSKVGGRQTFAIKTLSGPHTCARVFNNKNATSKFVAKKLVEKLRGSRTMRLNDVVDEMRLGFSTGITRYRAWKGRQLALQIVEGDASKQYTLLYKFSAELRRVCAGNTCKMQLENPAGSIQPRFGRFYMCLEGCKRGFLQGCRPFIGLDGCHLKTMYGGILLCAVARDPNDQNFPLAFAVVESECKESWQWFLDLLLLDIGPDRRWIFISDQQKGLLSCLEGFEHRFCLRHLYANFKKRFGGGVVIRNIMMAAAKATYRQQWEAKMLELREQNNAAWEWMMGIPTRTWCKHDFTFYPKCDVLMNNLSESFNSTILLARDKPILTMMDWIRTYLMGRFATLREKFHKYRGEVMPKPLRRLAWETDKASHWFPTMSSEWRFEVKHIVLGEGFVVDLSKSSCTCNLFDLVGIPCRHAVAAIACKRMKPEDFVHPYYKRAAYEATYGHEITPINGQELWQPTNDPEILPPIKKRGPGRPKKLRRRDPFEDLGSTRLSRTVAKHKCSRCGQHGHNSRRCPNPVESQEPEAGQGSEPGQDPVAAGQGSQPVETQEDASQVINATQDANIQFDEIPAMLREQWDQDMARLHYVHGAGPSNVGGGSGSAGGSAAVQEEPSQVVQALQSQVAK; translated from the exons ATGGAAGAAGGTACCTATGAAGTACATGGTGGTGGGGCAGAAAATGTGCTTCCTCAATATGATGATGCTTTTGATGGTGACCATGAAATGGAGGCTACTTGGGAAGATGAAGAGTTACATAGTATGtctgaaggtgatgatgatgatgttattGTGAGGAACAGGAGTATGAGGTTTCATGATGAGGATATGAGGGCAGAATTTAACTTTAGAGTAGGTATGGAATTTATTTCATTGGAAGAGTTTAAGGTTGCTGCTAAGGACCATGCTGTTCTCACGGGAAGGGAGATTTATTTCCCCAAAAATGACACAACCAGGGTTAGGGCTGCTTGCAAGAAGGATTGTAAATGGGTTATGTTGTGTAGCAAAGTGGGTGGGAGACAAACTTTTGCAATTAAGACATTGAGTGGCCCTCATACTTGTGCCAGAGTATTCAACAATAAGAATGCTACTTCCAAATTTGTTGCTAAGAAATTGGTGGAGAAACTGAGGGGTTCAAGGACAATGAGGCTCAATGATGTTGTTGATGAGATGAGGTTGGGTTTTTCCACTGGCATCACAAGGTATAGAGCTTGGAAGGGAAGACAGCTTGCTTTGCAGATAGTTGAGGGAGATGCAAGCAAACAATACACATTGCTATATAAATTCAGTGCTGAACTGAGGAGGGTTTGTGCAGGAAATACATGCAAAATGCAGTTGGAGAATCCTGCTGGAAGCATACAACCTAGGTTTGGCAGATTCTATATGTGTCTAGAAGGTTGTAAGAGGGGATTTCTTCAGGGTTGTAGACCCTTTATTGGATTAGATGGTTGTCATTTAAAGACAATGTATGGAGGTATTCTCTTATGTGCTGTAGCAAGGGATCCTAATGACCAAAACTTTCCCTTGGCTTTTGCTGTAGTGGAGTCAGAGTGCAAGGAAAGCTGGCAGTGGTTCCTTGATCTGCTACTGCTTGATATTGGTCCAGATAGAAGGTGGATCTTCATATCTGACCAACAGAAG GGGCTACTGAGCTGTTTGGAGGGATTTGAACACAGGTTTTGTTTGAGGCATCTTTATGCAAACTTCAAAAAGAGGTTTGGAGGTGGGGTTGTAATTAGAAACATTATGATGGCAGCAGCAAAGGCTACTTATCGCCAGCAGTGGGAAGCAAAAATGTTGGAGCTGAGGGAACAAAATAATGCAGCATGGGAGTGGATGATGGGAATACCTACCAGGACTTGGTGCAAGCATGACTTCACCTTCTACCCCAAGTGTGATGTGCTCATGAACAACTTGTCAGAGTCATTCAACTCCACAATTCTATTGGCAAGGGACAAGCCAATTCTGACCATGATGGACTGGATCAGAACATACTTGATGGGAAGGTTTGCAACCTTGAGGGAgaagtttcacaagtatagaGGGGAGGTAATGCCTAAGCCTTTGAGGAGGTTAGCATGGGAGACTGATAAGGCTTCTCATTGGTTTCCAACAATGTCCTCAGAATGGAGGTTTGAAGTGAAGCACATTGTATTAG GTGAGGGATTTGTGGTGGACTTGAGCAAAAGTTCATGCACATGCAATCTGTTTGATTTGGTTGGCATACCATGCAGGCATGCAGTGGCTGCCATAGCATGTAAAAGGATGAAACCAGAAGATTTTGTGCATCCATACTATAAGAGAGCTGCATATGAAGCTACATATGGGCATGAGATCACTCCTATCAATGGCCAAGAGTTATGGCAGCCTACAAATGACCCTGAGATACTTCCTCCCATAAAGAAGAGAGGGCCTGGAAGGCCTAAGAAGCTGAGAAGAAGGGACCCCTTTGAAGATTTAGGTAGCACAAGACTCAGCAGGACTGTTGCTAAACACAAATGCAGTAGGTGTGGTCAGCATGGCCATAATTCAAGGAGATGCCCAAATCCAGTGGAGAGTCAAGAACCAGAAGCAGGACAAGGGTCTGAACCAGGACAAGATCCAGTTGCAGCAGGACAAGGATCTCAGCCAGTTGAAACACAAGAGGATGCATCTCAGGTCATCAATGCCACACAAGATGCAAAT ATCCAGTTTGATGAAATACCTGCCATGCTAAGGGAACAATGGGATCAAGACATGGCAAGATTGCACTATGTTCATGGAGCAGGGCCATCTAATGTTGGTGGTGGAAGTGGATCTGCTGGTGGATCTGCTGCTGTTCAAGAGGAGCCATCTCAAGTTGTGCAGGCACTCCAATCTCAAGTTGCTAAATGA